A window of the Candidatus Binatia bacterium genome harbors these coding sequences:
- a CDS encoding DUF309 domain-containing protein → MDARLREGIRLFNARRYFESHKALEEYYQRAEQTHKPFLEALVQLAAALRLARDFDEAKGPARMVRQALIRLENYRPVYLGIKVAGLMQAMEAWANETDKSGQAAASVPKISMQFFGLF, encoded by the coding sequence GTGGATGCTCGGCTGCGAGAGGGTATTCGTCTGTTCAACGCAAGGCGTTATTTCGAGTCGCACAAGGCGTTGGAGGAATATTATCAGCGCGCGGAACAGACGCACAAGCCGTTCCTCGAAGCTCTCGTCCAGTTGGCCGCCGCGCTGCGCCTGGCGCGCGATTTCGACGAGGCGAAAGGGCCGGCGCGCATGGTGCGCCAGGCGCTGATTCGCCTGGAAAACTACCGGCCGGTTTATCTCGGAATCAAAGTGGCCGGCCTGATGCAGGCGATGGAGGCCTGGGCCAACGAGACCGATAAAAGCGGCCAGGCCGCTGCGAGCGTCCCGAAAATTTCCATGCAATTCTTCGGACTTTTTTAG